Genomic segment of Malania oleifera isolate guangnan ecotype guangnan chromosome 7, ASM2987363v1, whole genome shotgun sequence:
GCACGAATGGTGATCATTGTTTTGGAACTCAGATCCACCCATAAGCATTCAAAATTCCAAGCTAGCGTACTAGAAGAATTTCACCATTTCCTCTGGGTTGGCCTTCTTCAGAAGAATAACTGACCAAATTCGAGTGGAAAATGTTTGGTGTTTCCTACTAGAAAATAATTTCCTATTTATTCAACCAACGCAACAACACTAAAGCtacatttgggagcatgaatttgaggccttggatttagatttgtgtggatttggacaaaattcaatacaattttgatttaaatttctttcaaatccacaAAATCCAAATCCGAGGCCTCTCACAAACATAGGGTAAAAGGATTTATAAGGAGTAAAAAAAATCAGATAGCAAAGAAGCTTGGAATAAGGTTATGGAGTTGAAGTGGAAACAAGGATTGGATTTTAAGTGGAttcctcttcttctctttttttttttgggggggggggggggcagggaAGGGTGAGGTCAGAACTAAAAATTTTAAGAGGTCAAATATATACTAATGCCAGAAGATCAATGCTGCATAATATAACTTCGCTCAAGTGAGGTATTGTCGACTTTGGCTCTTGGGCCTCATGGGTTTGATATTAAAAAATGCAACTCATTTCACAGGGATGAGCCCTGACCATATAAGCCAAAATTTTCCTCGACTCCCAACCAATGTGAGATTTCCATACCCTCCTTCCATTcatcatcaatatatatatatatatatgagtgtgtgCATCAGAACAAAGTATGTCTGAAAAATAAGTAacataaataaaatgaaaaaaaaaattatcttactCCAGAATAGTGCTGCAATATTGGCGAGTAATGATCAAGTGCTATGTATATTTTTTCCAGAAGACTTAAAAGAGCATCTGCCTCATCCCCCAAAAGATCAACCTGAACTccaataaaaattttcaataagaAATTATAAACAAACTAACAATGAAAACAAGTCAGAGAAGATGTGGGATTTTAGATAGAACTTAAATCTAAACCCTGTGAACATAAATGATATAGAATGGTCCCTTAGAAGCAGTAGCCGCAGAGCATATACATGAATATGCAGTTCTCCAGTTCCACTGCAAATAGAATCCATGTATGGTTGACACACGATAGATGAGATCCGATACCCAACACAAATAATTTCCAATTATTGAATATGTGACCAGAGATAACAAACTGTCCAGCTAAAAGCAACCAAAATGTCTTTTCTACAACTACTGCAAAGGAAGTTCTGACTTATATACCTCAGCTTCAGCCTTTTGAAGGTCAGAACATCTCTTTTCAAGCCTCTGCTTGTATAGAACCCCGGTCCGTCTAAGTACAATAGCTCTCTGGATAAGAGAACTCAACTGAGAAGTTGAGTCTTCCAATCTGAAACAAAAACCACAATATGTTCAATGGTTAAGAAACCAGTAAAATCAATCTAAACTTAAAATCAAAAGAAGGGGGCAAAACTATCTCTAAACCAGACATCATTTCAAGTGTAAGCATATGGTTACTGCCCATACATCAACTTGAAGAAAAAACTGCAATAAGACAATTGGTAAAATTCTTTcctaattaaaaaaagaaaataaccCTTCAgtcataaaatttaaaaaaaaaaatagcaaacaAATTCATATGTGCCATCAGTTTCTTTTTTTGCCACCCAACCAAACCCCCACCCCCCCAGGGCAGGGTGTCTGTGGAGGAGGGATGCAGATTCAGAACATTTAGCAGGACAGAAAAGGTGCTATAAAAGACTGAGGGCGGTTGCACATGATCAGAGTGGCCCAGTCTACTTGTATGTATTGGATGCAAGAAAACAAAAGTGGAATGATCCTTTactagaaaaataaattaatgatACCACTTGTGGTCTAGCCTCAAAAACATGTTTTAGACAAGGATCTATCAATAGACGAGAGTTGTCCTAGCGAATTATGCCCAAGAAGCTCAAAACTTTACAGGAGTTGGCAGTTGGCCTAACTTGAGCTTGGAAAGCAACCAGTGGTTTTGCTTCTGCCTTAACATATGCACATAGTCCTCAAATATTTATTTCTCACAAAAATAGTTGTTTTAAATGTAGaaaactcatacatttgaaaGTAAATTTAACACCATATGTGTCAATACCAGTCTGATAAACATGACTTTTCCAATAAAATTCTGATATGAACAATAAGAATCCAGCAGTATAAAAGCAGAAGATTTATGCCAAGCATTTTTAGgcaaaaattagaaagaaagCAATTGCATAAAGTAGATAAACTTGGCCAACCAAGTGGAAACTGAGAGAAATTATGAAATGCTAATGGTAATTGTCAAGTGAAATAAGTAGCTTTTTACATAAATCACAATTAAAATGTTCACAACTTAAATGAAAAGTTTCTTCTTCATGATCCTAGTTTATACGTGAATGAGAGTTTATTATCTCAATTTGGACTTTGAAATAGCATTTTTGCTTCTAGCCTATCCATCTCTCCCTACATATGAAGGTCGATATCAATCATTTAATGGTTATGTTGAGAATTTCATTTGttagtttgtcccacattggaaaaatgaagtagatgatgggtgtttatatgtATAGTTTGCCCCAAGACCTaaaggcttaagcttttagatcaaATTGGTCCTCATTCATGTATCAAGCCAATGAAGACTCCCCCGtgttctaacaagtggtattagagtcaaTGGTTCGTAACTCTAGGTAATGACACTGTAAAGTCAAGGTGCAAAGCTAACTCTCCCGATGTACCAATTGTGTGACTAAGACcgataaggatcatctaggcctagTAAATGGACCCAAATAGGGTCACAACGTAAGAAATAGGATTGATTCGAACGCACATGGAATGCAATTCGAAGCACATGAGGCACAAGGGGTAAGGCCCACTTGTACAACTATTGGAGAATTGGATCCTATGAATGCTAATCTCATAGATGAGTGGACTCCTATGGTTTCATAGCCCTTCCCATGGTTGAGCAATGATGGTTCCTAGTTGGTTGCATGACAGGTAATGGCTTTGATTCAAGGGGAAGTGGTTGGAGCTCATAAGTGAGGAGAATGTttttgagaatttcacttgtgaatttgtcccatattggaaaaattaagtagatgatgggtgcttatatgtATGGTTGGGCCTAAGACCTAGAGGTTTAAACTTTTGGATGAAATTGGTGGCCACCCATGCGTATCGAACCAGTGaagactccccccccccccccggtggATCTAACAAGTTCAAGATGCACATACATGTCAACAAACTCTAGATGCGTATGACAAAATCTTATCATTCTCAAACCTATAGCATGCATTTCAACCCAAGTCCATTCATAAATTAATGGTTATAAGAATCAAAGGGATCTTGGCAGAATTAATATGGTTGATAATTGAAATATTTAGCTATGCAATTCTCcgaaatcatgatttagatttttCTTTATCAAAACTACTAGTTTTAGACTATGAAATTTAGATTAAACCTTAATTCATTTTCTATGCAACCTAATAACCTTTTTAGGGATATTACTACTCAACAAAGTTGAAGCATATAAAAACAGATGATGCATTCTTCACCAGTTATTATTGATGAACAAAGCCAGTTGCTCCAAAAGGAGAAGGGAAAAAAAACCCTACTTTTTTTCATTCATTTCTTTGCCTAATCATAGGAATAATTGGTGAAATGAATATTATGATTATACTTCTAGAGGGGATGGAAGGATTAGAGTTTGGATAACTATGGCAGTTATTCTtataaataagtttttttttctcATCTTATTTGTTTTCCAACTCCTCCACTTTTAGTTAGCATTTAGTTTTGGGATCCTTTTGGAGTCCTGGGACTATGATGCCCCTAGCATCTCATTCCCATGTTTGTTTTGGGCCTAGAAAGTGATATGGTGGTAACATCATATTTTCTTGGAATCTTATAATGCAAACCAAATAAAAATAATCTCATGAGATAGACATCTCATTCTTGGAATTCACTCCAGCATGAATTTTTTTTAGATGCCATGAACCAAAAGACAAGTTAGTGAAGTGTAATGTTGAGAAGCTAAAGTTCCATCCACGAGTAGTGTTTCGTGCGGTTAGTAGTCCTTAGTAATTTGTTGCAGGTTGGCCAAATAAAGCACTGTCTCCTGATACTTCTGTTATGTTCTTTATTAGTGGTAAATCCCACTCTCATGTGTTCTTGCATTGCTCTGCTACTTGGAGCATGTGGAATTAACATGCTTGGTCCTTGGTGCTTTCTAGGAGCCATTGGTTTGCCTAGATTCTTTGGATGCTTTTTAGCTTACTTCTTTCACAGGTTCTGGTAGGTATAAATATAGGGGTTGTAGTCAGTGCTTTCGATTGACTATATGGCTAGAGATGATTGCtcaaatctttaaaaaaatctCTAGGAGAGAATTGTTTTTCTTGCTTCCTTATAAGCTTCTACTTATCTTTGTTTTTTTACCTCTTGCTTCTcttaatgattttttcttttgatcaaaaacataaataaatgctatgtgtcacggacccccaagtTAAACTCAATTAAGGGGCCGCACGGCACTCATTGAGGCTCTCCCTCGACAGAGTCAACCAACAACTACACGCTCAAACTTGCAGTCATGAGCACCTCGTAATCATGAAATATtagttccaacaataatgaatcATGAAAGCAAGAGACATTCATACCCAATGATAAGTGGAACTATTTGTTTTATTCAATTAATAGGACAACCATACACATCATCATCCAAGTAATTTGACATCCAATATAAAAATCCTTGGCGAATACAAGTGAAGccatctctcctccccatttaacctCCACTACATTGTCAACCCCTAACACTCCCCAACTCACTCCCTCAACATCCTCATCAATTTGATGTAAGAAGTCTTCCCACTATTGTTGTAGACGACCTTCTTCATTGACTACTTGACTACAAGGATCTCCTCTACATCTATGGTCTCTTTCCTCAATACGGCTCATCCACCGTGCAAGGTAACTACGACTGCTAACTTGTAATAAGCTAACAACGGACTCTTGTTAGTtgtcttttgggcattgaaatagAACAGATCTCTCATCATACCGTCATTCAAGTCATCAAAAGCTTCTAGGCCCTACTCGAGATTAACTGGCCAAAGCGTGCAACGTCCACGTTGCCTACCCATTAGTGCTTGGTGTGACACCCTGCCTACCACTCCCAAGCACTTGGTGTGGCACCTTGCCTACTTTCCTAGGTGCTTGGCgtgaaccattaccctttctctGCCATGTTGATTTACCAGAGCGTGCAACGTTCACCCTGCCTACCCTTTAGCACTTGGCGTGACACCCTACCCGCCTCTCCCAGGCACTTGGCGAGGCACCCTGGCTACTCTCTCGGGTGCTTGGCGTTAACCATTACCCTCTCTCTGTAGTCTATTGGAAGTCCCTTGACCACATACCCATCAAATTGTCATGGATTCTTTGACAATCTCAAcacacaacaaaacaaacaacAAAAATAAGCAATAATTTCAATTAACTCCTGTAGGGAGACCTCAAGCTTTATTGGCTCTTCCCCTTGGGATAAGGGATGGCATCACGCCCTTAATGTGTTTCAGCCTATTCTCAAGGCTTCCAAGTGCTTAATACTCTCCTCTAGCAAACCGCAAGCTCTATTGGTCTGTTTCCCGTAGGGAGaactcaagctctattggctctccccctTGGGATAAGGGATGGCACGCCAATAGaactcaagctctattggcacgcCTTTCTCTTTTGTCACCCTTGCCTCACATGCTTCAACATTGTCtatctttacaaaaattttaagTTCTCATTTTGTCACTTATGAAGCCCCAAGTTAAACTCAATCAAGGGGCCGCGCAACACTCATCAAGGCTTTCCCTCAACAAAGTCAGCAAAACTTGCAGTCATGAGCACCAAAGAAGTTTCGAAAGCCATTCGTAATCATGAAATATtagttccaacaataatgaatcATGAAGGCAAGAGACATTCATACTCAATGATAAGTGGAACTATTTGTTTAATTCAATTAATAGGACAACCATACAAGTCATCATccaagtaattcaacatccaatATAAAAATCCCTGGCGAATACAGGTGAAGccatctctcctccccatttaacccTCACTTCATTGTCAACCCCTAACACTATGATTTATTATGAATATTAATGCAAACTAGATTTCATTCAAATCCATATCAGTCATATTTAATAGTTGAATTTGAGAGACAGTCATTAGCAATTTTTATTCAATGAAAGGGATATGTTAGTTAAGATATTACAACTATAGATTGTTCTTCTTTATGTCTTGAAAATAAATTAAGTTCCTATGGTTCCTTTTGTGAAACATCTCAAATATCTATGAAACTTTTTTGTTGTTCTTTTTTGTTGGGCTTGCTTTGGTGATTTTGCTTCATTTCTAAGTTCTAAGGTTTTTTAAATgatgtaaaattttcaaaactttgcCACCCTTCCCCAAAAACAAATGATACAATTTTTGTGAAATGAATGATTTGATAACATTCATCCCATAATCCATTCAACTCTGAAGACCTATGAAGAATCCAACACAAAATCCCATCATCCATTTTTGACAAGCTCATATGCATGTGGATTTCAAAAGTTTCAAAAACAGACACCTGCAAGACAAAATCAAGCATCTGTAAACTCAAGAACCATGCCAGAAAACAAGAAACAGTAGTATGTCCATGATGCTTACCAACAGCTCAATATGGaattatagaaaaaataaaataagtaaatagaTAAAAGATTTTCAGGGGCAAGGTATGTACCTGAAACTATTCCGTTTGATAGTTTCCATTACTCTGCATTCAAGGTCAGCAATGGCTTTCAATAATCCATGGGCAAGAGTAATAATTGATTCCAACTTTTTCCTGTTATCACAATCTTCTGTTTTAGCCAAAGCTAAGATATTTTGCTTCTCTTGGACAACACCAAGAAGGACCCTTCTTTTTTCATCAGTTTCCCTAAATTCCTCCAATGTCAAATCTAGCTTCTGATTCAATGTGCTGATTTCTCCCTCATATAGATCAATTTTCACCAGAGCCTCTACCAATTTGCTCTTCATCAAATCTGATTCTTTACTGCCATCAGAAATCAACATCTGCTGCTGACTGACCTGCTCTCTTAAcctgtgaagttcctgagaaGTTAGATCAAACTGCTCCTTCTCCTTTTGTAGTGCAGTTACTATTTCCAGTTCTGACTTATCCTTTTCTTCCATTGATAATGCCATTAGGAGCATCTCTTGCTTTAGTCTTTCTTTCTCTTCATTCTCCGATTTTAATGCTCTTTCTACTTCCAACACTTTCCCTTCAAGGGACATCCGAAGATCATTTTCACTAACATACTTCGTCTTCAAAATATTAACTTCCGCTGCTGCATCCTTAAAAGCCTCTCTGAATATGATTTTGCAGAGTTCTTGCATTATCATAGACTGCATGTCTGAATCTCCAATTCCACACTCAACAGCAGCCTCGGCATCATGAACAGCTTCTCTGAAAATAATTCCACAAATATCTTGCATGATAACAGACTCCAGATCTGACTGTTCGGTGTCACATCTGATCTGGCCTGTTACCTCCCTGAGAACACATTTATAAACCTCATCACTAACAAATGCCTCTATATGTGCATCTTCTATAGCACACTTAAAATTCCCTATCATTTTCGAATAGTTTGCCTCCGCCAAAGAATGCTTTGACTTTTTCTCTGCAGCATCAGAAACTAGCATTGTCAGGCACTTAACTTCCTTTTTCTTATCTGTAAGCAAGTCCCTAAGCTTCCGGTTCTCTGATAGCAGGGCGTCCAATCTGTCTTTCAAACCGCCAAGACTCTCACCCTTACTACAGCCTGAAGGTAATTTCTCATTTTCCAGAAGGACATATTCCAGTTTTGAGATAACCTGTGGTATCTTTTTCTTCAACACATCAAACTCCTTATCCTTCCTCAGCAGCAAAGAAGCTTCCCTTTCTTTAAACAATTCTCGCTTCAGAATGAAATATTCTTCAGTCATCTCTTGCACTTGAGACTCATGGTTCCTCTTCATCTTGGTCATCTCagctttaaaatatttaaacaattctTCCTTTGACATGTGCTTCAGTTGGGAAGATTCCAAATTCTCTGGCAAAGTGATTTTAGAATCCCCATGTTTGCCATTTCCCTCCCAAAGAGAACCAGAGACCTTGCGGTGGAAATGATCTGTCCTTTTAGCATTATTCCATTCCTCACTGCTCTCGTAGCCATGTGATATCAGATGCCCAATTTCAGGGGAAGACAATAACTTAGAAATCGTATCTAATTCTTGGCGTAAGCTCGATATCTCATTGAACTTTTCAAGCCAGCTTACAATTTGGATTCCACAGAATTGAGCATTTTGGTCCCACAATTTTTCTTCAAACTCCTCTTGGAGACTGCATATAGAATTCCTGATCACCATAGCTTCAACTTCTCCTTGAAACTCCTTCTCCTGCTGCCACTCAGAAAGTGATGCCTTAGACATGTAAACCATATCATCCACCTGTTTGTATACCGCATCCAGTGTAGTTTTCAAATTCTGAAGTGCTCTATCTACATCCATCCATTTTCCAGATACCTTCTCATCTAGAATGCCACCCAATCCTACCAATTCAGAGTTGGAGCTAATCCTCTTTATAGAACTACACCCTCTCATCTGATCAATTTCTTTCTTGAGGTTCTTAAACTGTCCCTTAGCTGCAATTCTTAGGCTATTTAAGGATTGCCTCATCCTATCATGCTCTTCTAAAGTGCCTGAAAAGCTCAAAGGCAGCCCTTGTTTCACACTCGTTCGCTTATGGGATGGTACTTGGAACCCCAGTGATCCATTTTTATCTTCACCCACACAGTACAAATGCAATGTCTCTTTCAGCCCAACCATCTCCAGCTCTTTTTCAGCAATTCTTTCTGAAGCCTCCTGTTCAACTGCACTCACAATGCCCTTAATCACAGAATCACTCACCATCCTAGAGATTGTCAACCGATCATTGAGATCTTCCAAATACGAATCTAAGTCCTCAAGGAGGTCGTCACCCAAATTCTCACTCCCTTTAGCACCATTGCAAAGCTGCACTGACGCATCACCACATAAAGTGGCAGCGGCAGCCTCCATTGATATTTGAGATTACACACCACCAAGGCTCAGATAATCATTGCAAAAAATCCCACTACAAATGTTACAAAGAGCTCAAGCCCTATTAAATTCCACGCCAGACAGTCTACTCCGTCctaattcataacataattaaAGCTAAgttagaaataataaaaataaatcccACTTTATGCAAATCAATTATATAGTTGACAATTTGGAAATGCCTGATTAAGTGATAAGACCTAAACTGGATTCagctcaaaatcaagaaaaacacTTCGAACTAATTATTAGTTTACTGAGAATGTGAACTAATACATAATAACTGAAGGCCTAAAAGTGCTTAATCTGTCAAGACAATTCAACTaaaatctacaaaaaaaaaaaaaacccaaaacaaaTGTAGAAAGCTTAAAAAATCACATCCCTGAGACCCCAAGACTTGAGCTCCCGAGCAAATCAAGAGACTAGCATAATTCCCATTTCTGCTAATTCTAAACTCCAACTAATACTTCAAAgtcaaaaaagaagaaagaagttaAAACACGTCCAAAAAATTCTGACCAAAAAATTGCCTACTCACAGGGGACGAAGAGACGATGCAGCATCAGTAGCAGCCGCAAAAATGCCGCTGCTGAAAaataacggtcaaaatttttgaattttgccaGACGAGTTGTGGAATTTAATAACCAAAATCTCAAGCAAAAGGCTCTTTGAACTACAAATGTCAGCTCCTCTTTCTGATTTGGTAGCTAGGGTTCTTGTGAAAAGAACATACAAAAGGAAAAGTGAAGGGCATCAATTGAGCGGGAGCGGGCGTGTGAGAAACGAACCTCAATGATGGCGTAATTTACGGATATTACCCTCCTGTCTTGACTCCATCTTAAATGCTTTGCACAAAGTATGTTCCTATAAATTGCTTTCtatttttgctttttgttttcaattttttttttttaaaacttgcaGCAGCAAGAAGAAAACAGAACAGAGTGGGAACGTTAAAAATTGTTGCAGAAATAGGAAGAGCTCATCTAGCTGTTAACCTTTTGGCATTCATTATTGGGGAAATGTTAGCTTACAGCACAGCTGCTGTAAAATATTTTGATCAAAGCAATTGGCTGATGACAGCAAATAGATTCCATggaaaattttattattaattaaaaaatgaattCTTTGTCAACGTGATTCTCTAAACTTCTAAAATatctcttattttttaaaataaaaaagatgacAATCGCGAAGCATGGAGCACAAGCCCACAtatttaattcaacaatttactTTCAAGCACACAAATTTATGCAAGGAGTCATCAATTATAACTTTATTTTATggacattttttttattacataaaaatTCTAACCATCAACGCGCGCTTTGAACCCTCTAGTGTGGTACTAAACTTATGGATCAGCATCATCCGCCctcaggtctcgctgatcaggatAAAGTTCGAATGGGAACACTATTTCTGTGCATCAGTTGAATTTTATGGGTATTTATTATTTATACAATTGTTAATTAATGTGAAAATTTTTAGACCGTATGTCCATTTAATATAAACTTGACCTATGTACTAGggaattttaaattgaaatataaattataaaagattaatttgaaatataattcGATTTCATATTAGGCCCTCAAACTTTTAACTTTTGTAATGTGAAAAGGAATTATATATAGTTATAGAAATATGTTTGACAATATGATTTTTGAGCGTCATATTTAtgcaaaatttaatacaattattCGTCATATTTTGTcttaatttatataaattcaaatactATCTCTCTCTGTATTATTGAAAGAATTCAGACGGTCCTACTTTtttatgaaaggaaaaaaaagactATCAAAATCATATGCCATATTTTAAACTAGTTATATTTTgttatattatgatttttttttttttagccaacTTTCTATTATGATTTCTAAGAAAAATAAGATGAAAGTACTGCCCACTAGCAGCATTAATGGGTAAGGAAATGGATTCTTAACTTAAACCTAATTTATTTAGAATTACTAAAGAGCACATACATGCTTTAATGGTACGTAGAGATAAATTTACATTATGTTCcaatcattttttgtttttttttggtcCCCATCTTATCAGCCTTTACccctattaatatatatatatatatatatatatatatatatagaccaaaaaaaaaaaaaatgattggaaTGCTTTGGCTTTATTTAAAGGAGTGGGAGCAGGTGGCGATTAATAAAGAAGTTTGAAAACATTTTACTTTACTTTCCAAatcattaaagtaaaaaaatgTTTGTGATGACTTAATTTTATGCCCCCTATTGTGCAACTTTATTGGCTCCCTCTTTTTATGTTTCCCGTACTCGGAGTGGATTGCCCTCAAAAGTATGTTCAAATGAATGGAAGAAAACTTCCTACCAAAGAAACCTCATTcttcccttttaaaaaaaataagtaaatgaataaataaataataataataactactatttttttttctaggaCAAAAGACcctcactttctctaaaatttactaaaaatagaaactattttttttttgggattttgtgGGATTTAAGTTAACGTAGAATATGTACGAGGTCTGGGGAGATGAAGTCAAACCAGATGCATTATCAGGAAGATTGATATATAATTAATGTAGTTGATAACGAGGTGTCTGTTGTTTgaggtgtgactcttatactttggttttcttaaaaaaagaaggaaaaagaaaaacataaaaaggcAACACAGTaggaactcatcgacgagagccTTGTGCTCGTCGACAAGTAGATCCCGAGAGCAGGAAAATCTTAGAGTtctggactcgtcaacgaatgacaTGTTCTTGTCGACTAGTGGTCTTTTATggatcgtcgatgaatccttatactcgtcgacgaatgcgctTGGGTTGCgagcagtttttctgaattttgcattttgaacgttgggtggttgggtaatcagagggaaacctccaagagactattatatatgtcattctaggcATATATTGATGGagtgtgatcattttgagaagtgtattgtataCTTTGAGATTTCCAtaatgaaatttgtgtgtcattgcttccgtggatgtaggttttgccgaaccatgtaaatcttgttgttATTCTTGCTACTTATCATTTtctagttgtgtttcatttacttgttgtgtatTTATTACGCTGTGCATTCTATTTGTCCTATCCATATCTCAacaaaattggtatcagaacgattgttgtcatggcatcgAGATCGTATTTTACAAGATTTGACAttatcaaatttgatggaaccaggaactttggtttatggcaaaggagagtgaaagacattcgtgtgcaacaaggaatgggaaaggCATTACTTAGTGTTCAACcagatggaatggatgaggcaacattgggagaattgcaagcaaaggtcgcttctacaatacgcttatACTTGGCCAACGAagtactc
This window contains:
- the LOC131160343 gene encoding WPP domain-associated protein produces the protein MEAAAATLCGDASVQLCNGAKGSENLGDDLLEDLDSYLEDLNDRLTISRMVSDSVIKGIVSAVEQEASERIAEKELEMVGLKETLHLYCVGEDKNGSLGFQVPSHKRTSVKQGLPLSFSGTLEEHDRMRQSLNSLRIAAKGQFKNLKKEIDQMRGCSSIKRISSNSELVGLGGILDEKVSGKWMDVDRALQNLKTTLDAVYKQVDDMVYMSKASLSEWQQEKEFQGEVEAMVIRNSICSLQEEFEEKLWDQNAQFCGIQIVSWLEKFNEISSLRQELDTISKLLSSPEIGHLISHGYESSEEWNNAKRTDHFHRKVSGSLWEGNGKHGDSKITLPENLESSQLKHMSKEELFKYFKAEMTKMKRNHESQVQEMTEEYFILKRELFKEREASLLLRKDKEFDVLKKKIPQVISKLEYVLLENEKLPSGCSKGESLGGLKDRLDALLSENRKLRDLLTDKKKEVKCLTMLVSDAAEKKSKHSLAEANYSKMIGNFKCAIEDAHIEAFVSDEVYKCVLREVTGQIRCDTEQSDLESVIMQDICGIIFREAVHDAEAAVECGIGDSDMQSMIMQELCKIIFREAFKDAAAEVNILKTKYVSENDLRMSLEGKVLEVERALKSENEEKERLKQEMLLMALSMEEKDKSELEIVTALQKEKEQFDLTSQELHRLREQVSQQQMLISDGSKESDLMKSKLVEALVKIDLYEGEISTLNQKLDLTLEEFRETDEKRRVLLGVVQEKQNILALAKTEDCDNRKKLESIITLAHGLLKAIADLECRVMETIKRNSFRLEDSTSQLSSLIQRAIVLRRTGVLYKQRLEKRCSDLQKAEAEVDLLGDEADALLSLLEKIYIALDHYSPILQHYSGIMEILKLIRRELSGESIKQV